The following are encoded together in the Montipora foliosa isolate CH-2021 chromosome 12, ASM3666993v2, whole genome shotgun sequence genome:
- the LOC137978750 gene encoding DNA polymerase epsilon subunit 2-like, whose product MASLVRGKIVSVFKLHGLSLKTDATKFLTEVLSPLTEVELEDWLDKIVEGVQKQPLSSSLIDREIVEQAVQECSQRSEDDDDKAFTFIDAFSVPRFTFNLERKKFLPSNGSVPLHSNNPNAKPEVFRERYNVLHQRTMRHELFSPVVEGANKRQAAEKFALKPVEFLLGSTANLGKLIVLGMITQIKEGKYFLEDPTGVVELDLKQGTFHTGLYTENCFVLAEGTYEDGVFHVNALGFPPAEPGQVTRAHFGNINFFGGPSSTSLKASAKLKAIERENHDAMFVILSDVWLDQPRVLEKLRALFSGYSAVPPALFIFCGNFTSEAHGSNHYHTLKQSFQTFAKLVSEFPPLIENSRFVFVPGSQDPGPANILPRPPIPSFFTAAVTDKIPLSIFASNPCRIQYCTQEIIVFREDLVNKMCRNSINLPKDLKDIPVQLMKTILAQAHLCPIPPHVRPMYWTQDHSLRVYPVPDLMILADKYDPYTCSSLECVCTNPSSFARNEFAFKVYWPSTRELEDCKITD is encoded by the exons ATGGCTTCCTTGGTTCGAGGTAAAATTGTTTCCGTGTTCAAGTTACACGGCCTTTCGTTGAAAACCGACGCAACTAAATTCCTTACAGAAGTCTTAAGTCCTTTGACCGAGGTGGAGTTGGAGGATTGGCTCGATAAAATTGTTGAAGGTGTTCAAAAACAGCCTTTGAGTTCGTCGCTCATCGATCGAGAAATCGTCGAGCAAGCTGTTCAGGAATGTAGCCAAAGGTCTGAAGACGACGATGACAAAGCGTTTACTTTCATTGATGCGTTCAGTGTACCGAGATTCACGTTTAATCTAGAGAGAAAAAAGTTCCTCCCGAGTAATGGATCTGTTCCGCTGCACTCCAATAATCCAAATGCTAAACCAGAG GTGTTTCGAGAGAGATACAATGTTTTGCATCAGAGAACCATGCGACATGAGCTGTTTTCACCTGTTGTGGAAGGAGCCAACAAAAGACAAGCGGCAGAGAAGTTCGCCCTGAAACCAGTGGAGTTCCTGTTGGGAAGCACTGCTAACCTTGGTAAACTTATAGTGCTTGGTATGATCACTCAAATTAAAGAAGGAAAATACTTTCTTGAAGACCCTACAGGTGTTGTGGAACTTGATCTAAAACAAGGCACTTTTCATACAGGCCTCTACACAGAAAACTGCTTTGTGCTTGCTGAAGGTACTTATGAAGATGGTGTTTTCCATGTAAATGCTTTGGGTTTTCCACCAGCTGAGCCTGGACAAGTAACCAGGGCCCACTTTGGAAACATTAACTTTTTTGGTGGGCCCTCCTCCACTAGTTTGAAAGCATCGGCTAAGCTGAAGGCCATCGAGAGAGAAAACCATGATGCAATGTTTGTTATCTTATCAGACGTTTGGTTGGATCAGCCTAGGGTATTGGAGAAGCTTCGTGCCTTGTTTTCCGGATACTCTGCAGTGCCTCCAGCTTTGTTCATCTTTTGTGGCAACTTCACCTCTGAAGCTCATGGATCCAATCACTATCACACCTTGAAGCAGTCATTCCAAACATTTGCCAAACTGGTTTCTGAATTCCCACCACTGATCGAGAACAGCCGCTTTGTGTTTGTTCCTGGCTCTCAAGATCCTGGACCTGCAAATATTCTTCCACGGCCACCAATCCCTTCATTTTTTACTGCAGCTGTTACAGACAAAATCCCTCTCAGCATCTTTGCATCCAATCCTTGCAGAATTCAGTATTGTACACAGGAGATAATAGTGTTCCGGGAAGACTTAGTAAACAAGATGTGCCGTAATTCGATTAACCTGCCAAAGGATTTGAAAGACATTCCTGTCCAATTGATGAAAACCATCTTGGCACAGGCACATCTTTGTCCTATCCCACCCCATGTGAGGCCCATGTACTGGACTCAGGACCACTCCCTCAGGGTGTATCCTGTCCCAGACTTAATGATATTAGCTGACAAATATGATCCTTACACATGCTCCAGTTTGGAGTGTGTTTGTACCAATCCCAGTTCCTTTGCTAGAAATGAGTTTGCATTTAAAGTGTATTGGCCTTCAACAAGGGAATTAGAAGACTGTAAAATTACTGACTAA
- the LOC137979229 gene encoding uncharacterized protein codes for MPGKCLFNERWFENSSYKLWLERDTDKYKAKCKVCMKTFDVSNMGESALSSHEKGKKHINLMEKQRSGTTVDIRNLLTNSPSTVSQPATGSNNSRSTTSLASNGGSTSASSSLTGLSDFVTRNDTLAAEIWWALKVNSSHYSYKSCEDISFLVQQMFPDSNIAKKFTCGEKKASYLTCFGIAPHFKSLLKEKVKSADGYVLLFDESLNHELQKKQMDFHVRMWNHDKVETRYFASEFLGHASAEDMLDKFHSCKEDLSFGNLIQLSMDGPNVNWKFYQMVEDELKNDYSCTLLNTGSCGIHIVHGAFKDGCEAAGWTVQKTLGSLYWLFKDSPARRDDYSKVTGSSVFPLKFCQHRWLENVAVAERALEVWPDIVTFVNAVKEKKVKDPKTKSYEIIKSSCSDPLMPAKIAFFASVAKQITPFLTAFQTDKPMLPFMGNSLCTLLKSLMGRFIKNELMAEATSVLKILNMKPTDKEQQVDYHKVDVGFVAQKMLREKSSNLSERQVLEFRVGCKDFLAKTVAKLFDKTPINYRLVRSMSCLDPRLMASEKESCEKKMKRILEILVEARRLKSAECDEVMYQFSQFLDYCSDNPDFEKFDPNEPTSRVDTLLYEHMAGDKQLAKVWQVVKLLLLMSHGQATVERGFSVNKQVAVENLSERSFIAQRIVHDHIESVGGLANVKISKPLLVSSAGARQKYLSHLEEQKRIKVSQEKMLKRKSTMEEIDLLKKKKKQFETDVEGLIKTADEFADKAENSRQLTWITKSNSLRRTAKDKMVQLKEIEKQLDGKLQQLRND; via the coding sequence ATGCCTGGGAAATGCTTATTTAATGAACGTTGGTTTGAAAACTCTTCCTATAAATTATGGTTGGAACGTGACACGGACAAGTATAAAGCGAAGTGCAAAGTTTGCATGAAAACATTTGATGTGTCAAACATGGGCGAGTCGGCGTTGTCAAGCCATGAGAAGGGAAAGAAGCACATTAATCTTATGGAAAAGCAACGAAGTGGCACAACCGTTGACATAAGAAACCTTTTGACGAACAGCCCTTCCACTGTTTCTCAACCGGCAACTGGAAGCAACAACTCTAGATCAACCACATCCTTAGCGAGTAATGGCGGGAGTACATCGGCCTCGAGTTCATTAACAGGTTTGTCAGACTTCGTGACAAGGAATGACACTTTGGCTGCTGAAATTTGGTGGGCACTGAAGGTAAATAGCAGTCATTATTCTTATAAATCTTGCGAAGATATCAGCTTTTTGgttcagcaaatgtttcccgACAGCAACATTGCTAAAAAATTTACATGTGGGGAAAAGAAGGCCAGTTATCTTACTTGTTTTGGCATTGCACCACATTTCAAAAGTCTTCTTAAGGAAAAAGTGAAATCTGCAGATGGTTATGTACTTTTGTTTGATGAGAGCTTGAATCATGAACTGCAAAAGAAGCAGATGGATTTTCATGTTCGCATGTGGAATCATGATAAAGTTGAAACTCGTTACTTTGCTTCAGAATTTCTTGGGCATGCCAGTGCAGAGGACATGCTCGATAAGTTTCATTCCTGCAAAGAGGACTTAAGCTTTGGAAATTTGATCCAACTCTCCATGGATGGGCCCAATGTAAATTGGAAATTTTATCAAATGGTAGAGGACGAATTAAAGAATGATTACAGCTGTACTCTCCTTAACACTGGCAGTTGTGGGATACATATCGTGCATGGAGCTTTCAAAGATGGTTGTGAAGCAGCTGGATGGACAGTGCAGAAAACCCTTGGGAGCCTTTACTGGTTGTTTAAAGATAGTCCAGCTAGAAGGGATGACTACAGTAAAGTAACAGGTAGCAGTGTATTCCCCCTGAAATTCTGCCAACACAGATGGCTGGAAAATGTTGCAGTTGCAGAGAGAGCACTTGAAGTATGGCCTGATATTGTCACATTTGTTAATGctgtgaaagaaaagaaagttaaagatccaaaaacaaaatcttaTGAGATCATCAAAAGTAGTTGCAGTGATCCCCTGATGCCTGCAAAAATTGCCTTTTTTGCATCAGTGGCAAAACAGATAACACCTTTCCTCACAGCATTTCAAACAGACAAACCTATGTTGCCATTTATGGGCAATAGCTTGTGCACTTTGTTGAAATCATTGATGGGCAGGTTTATCAAGAATGAACTTATGGCTGAGGCAACATCTGTTCTAAAGATCCTTAATATGAAACCTACTGATAAAGAACAGCAGGTAGACTACCACAAAGTTGATGTTGGCTTTGTGGCACAAAAGATGCTGAGGGAGAAGTCAAGCAATTTAAGTGAGAGGCAAGTGCTTGAATTCAGAGTAGGATGTAAAGATTTTCTTGCAAAAACAGTTGCCAAACTGTTTGACAAAACACCAATTAACTATCGACTGGTAAGAAGCATGTCATGTTTGGATCCAAGGCTAATGGCATCAGAGAAAGAgtcatgtgaaaaaaaaatgaagagaatTCTTGAAATTCTTGTGGAAGCCCGTAGATTGAAGAGTGCTGAGTGTGATGAAGTGATGTATCAGTTTAGCCAGTTCCTTGATTACTGTTCAGATAATcctgattttgaaaaatttgacccAAACGAGCCCACTTCAAGAGTTGACACACTTTTGTACGAACACATGGCAGGTGATAAGCAACTGGCTAAAGTGTGGCAAGTGGTTAAGTTACTGCTGCTTATGTCTCATGGTCAAGCCACAGTTGAAAGGGGCTTTTCTGTAAACAAACAGGTTGCAGTTGAGAACCTTTCAGAAAGATCTTTCATTGCTCAGAGGATTGTTCATGATCATATTGAATCAGTTGGAGGCCTGGCCAATGTTAAAATCTCAAAACCGCTTCTGGTGTCATCTGCTGGAGCTCGACAAAAGTATCTTTCTCATCTAGAAGAGCAGAAAAGAATTAAAGTGTCCCAGGAAAAAATGTTGAAGAGAAAATCAACAATGGAGGAGATTGAtttacttaaaaagaaaaagaagcagtTTGAAACTGATGTGGAGGGTCTTATTAAGACTGCTGATGAATTTGCAGATAAAGCTGAAAATTCACGACAGCTTACTTGGATTACAAAATCAAACAGCTTACGACGAACTGCCAAAGACAAAATGGTACAGTTAAAAGAAATCGAAAAACAACTTGATGGAAAGCTCCAACAACTCAGGAATGATTGA